In Stieleria varia, one genomic interval encodes:
- a CDS encoding OprO/OprP family phosphate-selective porin: protein MKILLGMVVLSVAGGLSTRSIAQSPHPDVDVASELADLQSQIDALRHSAQAISSEDAAVFESTEPEHTIVICEPQETKPSFPNVRLTGFFQADAAWFGQDANNIATVGDVQDGADFRRARLAAVGKAWDNVGYQLEMDFAFPGRPSFMDVWLSLDDIVGNNDLRIGQFRQPMGMEGLTSVKELTFIERSLPFAFLPFRQIGAMLHGNSDDELMTWAFSGYRFPTDTFGGNVGDNGGYGMSSRVTALLMDRGNGDGILHVGGAYSFIDPANDMFQYRNQPEIFVSETGGGVPAGVPPTVPAFVDTGLIMAKNSNLFGAEIAMAKGSFYAQSEALYAAVDQTNGPTVFFPGAYMYAGYFLTGEQRQYNRSGAVFSRVDPNCNVGKDGGIGAWEIATRYSYLDLSDKNIQGGRLNNLTLGLNWYLNPHTKFQWNYIHAMLDSPGNIESNADVFALRAQVDF from the coding sequence GTGAAGATCCTTCTTGGTATGGTCGTGCTATCGGTTGCGGGCGGCTTGTCGACAAGATCGATCGCCCAGTCACCCCATCCCGATGTTGATGTGGCGTCAGAGCTCGCCGACTTGCAGAGTCAAATCGACGCGTTGCGCCATTCGGCTCAGGCCATTAGTTCTGAGGACGCGGCTGTTTTTGAATCGACGGAACCTGAGCACACCATAGTGATCTGCGAACCGCAGGAAACAAAGCCAAGCTTTCCCAATGTTCGTTTGACCGGATTTTTTCAAGCCGACGCGGCATGGTTTGGCCAGGATGCAAACAACATCGCTACGGTGGGCGACGTTCAGGATGGTGCCGACTTTCGACGTGCCCGATTGGCTGCCGTTGGAAAAGCATGGGACAACGTCGGCTACCAACTGGAGATGGACTTTGCGTTTCCGGGACGCCCCAGTTTCATGGACGTCTGGCTCAGCCTGGATGATATTGTCGGAAACAATGATCTGAGAATTGGTCAGTTTCGGCAACCGATGGGAATGGAGGGTTTGACAAGCGTCAAAGAACTGACGTTTATCGAACGATCACTGCCTTTCGCATTTTTGCCGTTTCGCCAAATCGGTGCGATGCTGCACGGCAACAGTGACGACGAATTGATGACGTGGGCATTTTCCGGCTATCGCTTTCCCACGGACACTTTTGGCGGCAACGTTGGGGACAACGGCGGTTACGGAATGAGCAGTCGCGTGACAGCGCTGTTGATGGACCGCGGCAACGGAGACGGCATACTGCATGTCGGAGGGGCGTATAGCTTCATTGATCCGGCAAACGACATGTTCCAGTATCGAAATCAACCTGAGATCTTTGTCTCCGAGACCGGCGGCGGAGTCCCGGCGGGTGTCCCGCCCACCGTGCCTGCCTTTGTCGACACGGGGCTGATCATGGCCAAAAACTCAAATCTGTTTGGTGCTGAGATCGCAATGGCCAAGGGCTCGTTTTATGCTCAGTCCGAAGCCCTTTATGCGGCGGTTGATCAGACAAATGGCCCGACAGTGTTTTTTCCAGGGGCCTATATGTACGCAGGTTATTTCTTGACGGGTGAGCAGCGTCAGTACAACCGATCCGGCGCGGTCTTTTCTCGCGTGGACCCCAATTGCAATGTCGGAAAAGATGGCGGAATCGGAGCTTGGGAAATTGCAACCCGATACTCATACTTGGACCTCAGCGACAAAAACATCCAAGGCGGCCGATTGAACAACCTGACGCTCGGTTTGAACTGGTACTTGAATCCGCACACCAAGTTTCAGTGGAATTACATCCACGCCATGCTGGACAGTCCAGGTAACATCGAGAGCAATGCCGACGTGTTCGCGCTGCGGGCACAAGTGGACTTTTAG
- a CDS encoding heavy metal translocating P-type ATPase — MSDEVSLADSPTTWRSREMLIAFFTIAMISLHLILRFAVSTSETTYNVPLWLTLALGGIPLVWELLKKLWRREFGSDLLAGISIVVSAMLGEYLAGALVVLMLSGGEALEAFAVSSASSVLRALSKRMPSVAHRKVDSVVEDIPLSKIQIGDHLAVFPHETCPIDGTVVEGHGVMDESYLTGEPYLMSKAPGATVLSGAINGDSALIVRADKLAVDSRYAKIMEVMRTSEQKKPQMRRMADTLGAWYTPLALAIGVVAWIASNDPVRFLAVMVVATPCPLLIAIPVAIIGSISLAARRAIIIRDPSSLETADTCRTLIFDKTGTLTYGEPNLVEQLLVDDSRQHELLSYVGSLERFSKHPLAGAIVAAANRAKTVQQNVSEVSELPGKGLTGIVAGHRIEVTSRKKLLAHQPESSDALPAQAGGLECVILVDDRYAGTYRFRDTPRPDGASFIKHLGPRHRIDRTMLVSGDRESEVEYLAEQVGIKEVYSSQSPEQKLNIVNEETAKANTIFVGDGINDAPALMAATVGVAFGQNSDVTTEAADVVVMDSSLQKIDEFLHISQRMRRIALQSAFGGMALSLVGMFFAAAGYLPPVAGAICQEFIDVIAVVNALRVAIPPKKLFDY; from the coding sequence ATGTCTGATGAAGTTTCGCTAGCGGATTCGCCAACCACATGGCGTTCACGCGAGATGCTGATCGCTTTCTTTACGATTGCGATGATCTCACTGCACCTCATTCTGCGTTTTGCGGTGTCTACTTCGGAAACCACCTACAACGTGCCCTTGTGGCTGACTCTGGCGTTGGGTGGCATTCCGCTGGTTTGGGAATTGCTGAAAAAGCTTTGGCGACGAGAGTTTGGGTCGGATTTGCTGGCCGGCATTTCTATCGTCGTCTCGGCGATGCTTGGTGAGTATCTCGCGGGGGCGTTGGTCGTTCTGATGCTTTCTGGTGGCGAAGCGTTGGAGGCGTTTGCGGTCAGCAGCGCTTCCTCTGTCTTGAGAGCGCTGAGCAAACGGATGCCCTCGGTGGCGCATCGAAAAGTCGACTCGGTGGTCGAAGACATCCCGCTGAGTAAGATCCAAATCGGTGACCACTTGGCCGTCTTTCCACACGAGACCTGTCCGATCGACGGAACGGTGGTGGAGGGGCACGGTGTGATGGACGAGTCTTACTTGACCGGCGAACCGTACTTGATGTCCAAGGCTCCCGGCGCGACCGTGCTTTCGGGGGCCATCAATGGCGATTCGGCATTGATCGTCCGAGCCGACAAGTTGGCGGTCGATTCACGGTACGCCAAGATCATGGAGGTGATGCGGACGTCTGAACAAAAGAAGCCGCAAATGCGTCGGATGGCGGACACGCTGGGTGCATGGTACACGCCACTGGCCCTGGCAATCGGCGTCGTCGCGTGGATCGCGAGCAATGATCCGGTGCGTTTCCTCGCTGTGATGGTGGTTGCAACACCGTGTCCACTGTTGATTGCGATTCCCGTCGCCATCATCGGCTCCATTTCACTCGCGGCACGACGCGCTATCATCATCCGTGATCCGTCATCGCTAGAGACAGCCGACACATGCCGTACGCTGATCTTTGACAAGACAGGAACGTTGACTTACGGCGAACCCAATCTTGTTGAGCAGTTGCTGGTCGATGACAGTCGACAGCACGAACTGTTGTCCTACGTCGGCAGCTTGGAACGGTTTTCCAAGCACCCATTGGCAGGAGCGATCGTCGCAGCAGCCAATCGTGCAAAAACAGTGCAGCAAAACGTGTCGGAAGTCAGCGAACTGCCCGGCAAGGGGCTCACCGGCATCGTGGCGGGCCACCGCATCGAGGTGACCAGCCGCAAGAAACTGCTCGCCCACCAACCGGAATCTTCTGATGCGTTGCCTGCACAAGCCGGCGGCTTGGAATGCGTGATCTTGGTGGACGATCGCTACGCCGGGACCTACCGGTTTCGAGACACACCGCGTCCCGACGGCGCATCCTTTATCAAGCACCTTGGCCCACGGCACCGCATTGATCGCACGATGTTGGTGTCGGGTGATCGAGAGTCCGAAGTCGAGTACTTGGCCGAACAAGTGGGAATCAAGGAAGTCTACTCCAGTCAAAGCCCTGAACAGAAACTCAACATCGTCAACGAAGAAACCGCCAAGGCAAACACGATTTTTGTCGGTGATGGGATCAACGACGCGCCGGCACTGATGGCTGCGACCGTGGGCGTTGCCTTCGGTCAGAACAGTGACGTGACCACGGAAGCGGCAGACGTGGTGGTGATGGACAGCTCTCTCCAAAAGATCGACGAGTTTCTACACATCAGTCAACGCATGCGCCGGATCGCCTTGCAAAGTGCATTTGGCGGAATGGCGTTGAGCCTCGTGGGCATGTTTTTCGCGGCTGCTGGTTACCTGCCACCGGTTGCCGGCGCGATCTGTCAAGAGTTCATCGATGTGATCGCAGTGGTCAACGCGTTGCGAGTCGCCATCCCACCCAAGAAGCTTTTCGACTACTGA
- a CDS encoding ATP-binding cassette domain-containing protein: MSEPIIDVRSLSRSFGPIVAADNVSFQVHRGSIFGLLGPNGSGKSTIIRMLLGILSPTDGDASVLGMNVTSDAERIKPRVGYMSQQFSLYGDLSVQENIDFYGRIYGLDRQQLNQRRQDVLQLTGLGDRLEQLAETLSGGWKQRLALACALIHEPDVLFLDEPTAGIDPVARRHLWDLLFELSGRGVTLFVTTHYMDEAERCSEVGYLFQSRLLVLGKPHQLKQLREVNPDGTRRFEVRLPEPARYLTALRELSDVHDATLFGESIHLLLNETRSPEEVFAELCVDGVEDIHEIPPSLEDVFVTLTSNAEKRKKDGVEISDTPLMPALPQPRDESHTENGRAKHAGRRRLSTWSGLWAVLIKELVHIRRQPTTLFFMLVVPVIQTIIFGYAIDTQIEHIPTVVFNMDGRQTSQDLISSFENTRRFQIIDRVSDEESFLRAMSSGRAKVGIRVPPDYADQILRGEQAVLQVLIDGSDSQVATTAQSTAQLLGLNLSIQIATAKGEALQLAPARDSTGKGTLPIEVRTRMLYNPDLDSSHFFVPGLVGIILQLVTLFLTSFAVVRERELGTLEQLFVTPVGRSGLLLGKLLPYALVGFVTLLTVLTVMIHVFGVSISGSVALLLVLSMLFMLCSLGLGLFVSTIAKTQLAAVQFAFVIMLPSVLLSGFVFPRSEMPLPIYLVTFGIPATYYIEILRGVVLRGADLVDLAPWIIGLTICGFVVITLSVFRFQKRLR, from the coding sequence ATGAGCGAACCGATCATCGACGTTCGCTCGCTTTCTCGGTCGTTTGGGCCAATCGTCGCTGCTGACAATGTCAGTTTTCAAGTTCATCGCGGATCGATCTTTGGGCTGCTGGGGCCAAATGGCAGCGGTAAATCGACCATCATCCGCATGCTGCTTGGCATCCTATCGCCCACCGACGGCGACGCTAGCGTGTTGGGAATGAACGTGACATCTGACGCGGAGCGGATCAAACCGCGGGTCGGCTACATGTCCCAACAGTTCAGCCTCTACGGTGATCTCTCGGTTCAGGAAAACATCGATTTCTACGGGCGAATCTACGGTCTGGATCGTCAGCAATTGAATCAACGTCGACAGGATGTCTTGCAACTCACTGGACTGGGAGATCGTCTGGAACAGCTTGCCGAGACGCTTTCGGGGGGATGGAAACAGCGTTTGGCCCTCGCGTGTGCCTTGATTCATGAGCCGGATGTGTTGTTCTTGGATGAGCCCACTGCGGGGATCGATCCCGTCGCGCGACGCCATCTGTGGGATTTGCTTTTTGAGCTGTCCGGTCGTGGAGTGACCCTTTTTGTGACCACACACTACATGGATGAAGCCGAGCGATGCAGTGAAGTCGGCTACCTCTTTCAGTCGCGTCTGCTCGTATTGGGAAAGCCACACCAATTGAAACAGCTTCGAGAAGTCAATCCGGATGGGACGCGTCGTTTCGAAGTCCGACTGCCTGAGCCAGCCAGGTACCTCACTGCACTTCGGGAGCTATCCGATGTACACGATGCGACCTTGTTCGGCGAATCGATCCATTTGTTATTGAATGAAACGAGATCGCCCGAAGAGGTTTTCGCCGAATTGTGCGTGGACGGCGTGGAAGACATTCATGAAATCCCGCCGAGTCTGGAAGACGTCTTCGTCACGCTCACCAGTAACGCGGAGAAACGAAAAAAAGACGGCGTTGAGATCTCAGATACGCCTTTGATGCCAGCCTTGCCTCAACCCCGTGACGAGTCCCACACAGAAAACGGTCGTGCGAAACATGCGGGACGGCGCCGTCTGAGTACGTGGTCTGGCTTGTGGGCCGTGTTGATCAAAGAACTCGTGCACATTCGACGTCAACCGACCACATTGTTCTTTATGCTTGTCGTCCCTGTCATCCAGACGATCATCTTTGGATACGCGATTGACACACAGATTGAACACATTCCAACGGTTGTGTTCAACATGGATGGCCGCCAAACCTCACAAGACTTGATTTCTTCGTTTGAGAACACTCGTCGATTTCAGATCATCGACCGTGTTTCGGATGAAGAATCCTTTCTGCGAGCGATGTCGTCCGGCCGAGCTAAGGTCGGGATTCGGGTTCCCCCTGATTACGCCGATCAGATCTTGCGAGGAGAGCAAGCGGTGCTGCAAGTTCTGATCGACGGCAGCGATTCGCAAGTGGCGACGACTGCTCAAAGCACGGCGCAATTGCTCGGTCTGAATCTTTCCATCCAGATCGCAACCGCGAAAGGAGAAGCGTTGCAACTGGCTCCGGCGCGAGACTCAACAGGTAAAGGCACGTTGCCAATCGAAGTTCGTACGCGAATGTTGTACAACCCTGACCTAGACAGCTCTCATTTTTTTGTCCCCGGTTTGGTGGGGATCATCTTGCAGCTGGTCACGCTGTTTTTGACATCGTTTGCCGTCGTTCGCGAGCGGGAGTTGGGCACTCTGGAGCAACTGTTTGTGACACCGGTCGGTCGTAGCGGACTGCTGCTCGGCAAACTGTTGCCCTACGCGCTCGTCGGCTTCGTCACCCTGCTGACCGTCCTGACGGTGATGATTCATGTGTTCGGCGTCAGCATTAGCGGCAGCGTTGCGTTGCTGCTAGTGCTCTCAATGCTGTTCATGCTGTGCTCGCTTGGTCTGGGGTTATTTGTATCCACGATCGCGAAAACACAACTTGCTGCCGTTCAGTTTGCTTTCGTGATCATGTTGCCTTCGGTGCTGCTTTCCGGATTTGTATTCCCACGCAGTGAGATGCCGCTGCCGATTTACTTGGTCACCTTTGGCATTCCCGCCACGTATTACATTGAGATCCTCCGCGGTGTGGTTCTGCGTGGGGCTGATCTGGTCGATTTAGCGCCTTGGATCATCGGGCTGACCATCTGCGGATTCGTTGTCATCACGCTCAGTGTATTTCGATTCCAAAAACGGCTGCGGTAG
- a CDS encoding BlaI/MecI/CopY family transcriptional regulator: MKKNPAELTRCEAEVMDVVWGQGQVTVGDVVDAIDRDLAYTTVLTTLRILEDKGIVCRGEKIGRANTYVASVSRECVRDGMLKSFVDTMFGGSTRSLVLSLLHSSHVSAEDIKAVRSAAESLEVS; the protein is encoded by the coding sequence ATGAAAAAGAACCCTGCTGAGCTGACCAGATGCGAAGCCGAAGTGATGGATGTCGTCTGGGGCCAAGGACAGGTGACTGTTGGCGACGTCGTGGATGCCATCGATCGCGACTTGGCCTATACCACCGTGCTAACGACGCTCCGCATCCTGGAGGACAAAGGAATCGTATGCCGGGGTGAGAAAATCGGACGCGCGAACACCTACGTTGCCTCTGTGTCGCGGGAATGCGTTCGTGACGGCATGCTGAAATCATTTGTCGACACGATGTTTGGCGGGTCCACGCGATCGTTGGTTTTGAGCTTGCTGCATTCGTCTCATGTTTCAGCAGAGGACATCAAAGCCGTTCGGTCGGCCGCAGAAAGCCTGGAGGTTTCATGA
- a CDS encoding NAD(P)/FAD-dependent oxidoreductase: MCKKSRHHVVIVGGGFGGLEVAKRLRKVDVSVTLVDRHNYHLFQPLLYQVATGGLSPANIATPLRSILRKNRNCEVLMAHVTDFDVEGKRLILSDGELRYDTLVVAAGSTHSYFGHDEWARYAPGLKTIGDAADIRRRIYTAFEAAERETDAELRKAFLTFVVVGGGPTGVELAGALSEIARHTLKNDFRRIDPTEARIMLVEAEQHILAHYPDDLCRRAADKVRSLGIEVHTNTKVTNVDDEHVYLQTNEESVVVATRTVLWGAGVRANPLGKKLAVACGVQTDRGGRVPVGETLQIDRHPDVFVVGDMAICLNSNGKPLPGLASVAVQQGGYVAKAIASLQQNSSISEPFVYRDKGTMATIGRAAAVAQIGGRQFVGLFAWLLWLFVHLMLIVQFQNRVLILIQWAWNYLTFNRSNRIILGEQPVLVPEVPSSTTATDSGKIDDSPSAS, translated from the coding sequence ATGTGCAAGAAATCAAGACACCACGTTGTGATCGTCGGCGGCGGATTCGGCGGCCTGGAGGTCGCCAAGCGTTTGCGTAAGGTCGACGTGTCGGTGACTTTGGTGGATCGCCACAACTACCACCTGTTTCAGCCGTTGCTGTATCAAGTCGCAACCGGTGGACTTTCTCCGGCAAACATTGCGACTCCGTTGCGATCGATTTTGCGAAAGAATCGCAATTGCGAAGTCTTGATGGCCCATGTCACGGATTTTGACGTGGAGGGCAAACGTCTGATTCTCTCCGACGGTGAACTTCGCTATGACACGCTCGTCGTCGCTGCGGGATCGACCCACAGCTACTTCGGTCACGACGAATGGGCTCGCTACGCACCGGGACTGAAAACGATCGGGGACGCTGCAGATATTCGACGACGCATCTACACGGCGTTCGAGGCCGCTGAGCGAGAGACCGATGCCGAGTTGCGTAAAGCGTTCTTGACTTTCGTGGTAGTGGGCGGCGGCCCGACCGGCGTCGAGCTTGCCGGCGCGTTGTCTGAAATCGCACGCCACACGCTCAAGAATGACTTTCGCCGCATCGACCCCACCGAAGCTCGTATCATGTTGGTGGAAGCGGAACAGCATATTCTGGCGCACTATCCCGACGATCTGTGCCGTCGTGCTGCAGACAAGGTGCGTTCACTGGGCATCGAAGTTCATACGAACACAAAAGTCACCAATGTCGACGACGAGCACGTGTATCTACAGACCAATGAGGAGTCGGTCGTCGTTGCCACTCGGACCGTGCTGTGGGGAGCGGGCGTCCGGGCGAACCCATTGGGAAAAAAACTCGCCGTTGCATGTGGAGTGCAAACCGATCGCGGCGGTCGTGTCCCGGTTGGCGAAACACTGCAAATCGATCGACACCCCGATGTTTTCGTCGTCGGTGACATGGCGATCTGTTTGAATTCAAACGGCAAACCGTTACCCGGCCTCGCATCCGTTGCCGTCCAACAAGGCGGATACGTTGCAAAGGCCATCGCCTCTCTCCAGCAGAACTCTTCGATCTCGGAACCGTTCGTCTACCGAGACAAAGGAACCATGGCAACGATCGGTCGCGCGGCTGCGGTGGCGCAAATCGGTGGTCGTCAATTTGTAGGACTGTTCGCGTGGCTGCTATGGCTCTTCGTGCACTTGATGTTGATTGTGCAGTTCCAAAACCGCGTGTTGATTCTGATTCAATGGGCTTGGAATTATCTGACATTCAACCGCAGCAACCGAATCATCTTGGGCGAACAGCCCGTACTGGTTCCCGAAGTGCCATCAAGCACGACGGCCACAGACTCGGGTAAAATTGACGATTCACCATCCGCCTCGTAA
- a CDS encoding HlyD family secretion protein, producing MAKPLIPTALIVTALLGLIAYSKWNPPPQRASGLVQADEIRLGSRVGGRVARVHVQEGEEVSSGTVLIELEPYDLLEREKQLELELAVRQAEYERFQVGFRAEEIAQAQAKLAQLQARLDLLKAGPREQEVKAAQGRVDVAQAERKLAEEGFQRMSKLAKSNATSLQELDKARESLEAAKAAFSVRQQELELLEAGTREEELREAAARVEEASQAVALMQNGYRREEIQQAKASRDAAKAALDAIGKQTAELVIKSPANGTIEALDLQPGDMVPPNAPVVSLLDRTQFWIRAYVPQNQPRLQIGQSVPISIDGYPDEVFVGTITFIARHAEFTPSNVQTPEERSKQVCRIKVALNDDDEQRLRPGMMVDLWLDQLGDEK from the coding sequence ATGGCAAAACCACTCATTCCCACTGCGTTGATCGTGACCGCTTTACTGGGGCTGATCGCATACAGCAAATGGAATCCCCCGCCCCAGCGCGCCTCTGGTTTGGTGCAAGCAGACGAAATACGGCTTGGCTCGCGTGTTGGCGGTCGAGTCGCTCGCGTCCATGTTCAGGAGGGAGAGGAAGTCTCATCGGGCACGGTTCTGATTGAACTGGAACCTTACGATCTTCTGGAGAGAGAAAAGCAGTTGGAGTTGGAACTCGCGGTCCGCCAAGCCGAATACGAGCGCTTTCAGGTGGGGTTTCGTGCGGAAGAGATCGCGCAGGCACAGGCAAAGCTGGCACAATTGCAGGCTCGCTTGGACCTGTTAAAGGCCGGCCCACGCGAGCAAGAGGTCAAAGCTGCCCAGGGACGCGTCGACGTAGCCCAAGCAGAGCGGAAGCTGGCGGAGGAAGGATTTCAACGCATGTCCAAGCTGGCAAAATCCAACGCAACTTCATTGCAGGAACTCGATAAAGCACGTGAAAGCTTGGAGGCTGCTAAAGCAGCGTTCTCCGTTCGCCAACAAGAACTGGAATTGCTGGAGGCTGGTACGCGTGAAGAAGAACTGCGAGAAGCCGCGGCTCGGGTGGAGGAAGCATCCCAGGCCGTCGCCTTGATGCAGAACGGATATCGTCGCGAAGAAATCCAGCAGGCGAAAGCATCGCGTGACGCCGCCAAGGCCGCACTCGATGCAATCGGCAAACAGACGGCGGAACTCGTCATCAAAAGTCCCGCCAATGGAACGATTGAAGCATTGGACTTGCAGCCCGGCGACATGGTTCCACCCAATGCCCCTGTCGTGTCGTTACTCGATCGCACGCAGTTTTGGATTCGTGCCTACGTTCCGCAAAACCAACCGAGGCTACAAATCGGTCAGTCCGTGCCCATCAGTATCGATGGCTATCCGGATGAAGTTTTTGTCGGCACGATCACATTCATTGCGCGTCACGCGGAATTCACGCCCAGCAATGTTCAGACACCCGAAGAACGGTCCAAACAAGTCTGCCGCATCAAGGTCGCCCTCAACGACGACGACGAGCAACGACTGCGACCAGGCATGATGGTCGACCTCTGGCTCGACCAACTTGGTGATGAAAAATGA